A genome region from Mycolicibacterium litorale includes the following:
- a CDS encoding aminodeoxychorismate/anthranilate synthase component II produces the protein MPFLVVDNYDSFVFNLVQYLGQLGVDVTVWRNDDERLDSDEDIAKAADDFDGVLLSPGPGTPERAGASIPLVHACAAAGTPLLGVCLGHQAIGVAFGGTVDRAPELLHGKTSVVHHTNAGVLQGLRDPFTATRYHSLTILPDTVPDELEVTARTPGGVIMGVRHTELPIHGVQFHPESILTEGGHRMLANWLGYCGSAPDEALVQRLEDEVATAIQSSPAAATTRSSA, from the coding sequence ATGCCGTTCTTGGTCGTCGACAACTACGACAGCTTCGTGTTCAACCTCGTCCAGTACCTCGGACAACTCGGGGTCGACGTGACGGTGTGGCGTAACGACGACGAGCGCCTCGACAGCGACGAGGACATCGCCAAGGCCGCCGACGACTTCGACGGTGTGCTGCTCAGCCCCGGCCCCGGAACGCCCGAGCGCGCAGGCGCGTCGATCCCCCTGGTCCACGCGTGCGCCGCGGCGGGCACTCCGCTGCTCGGTGTCTGCCTCGGCCACCAGGCGATCGGCGTGGCGTTCGGCGGCACCGTCGACCGCGCCCCCGAACTGCTGCACGGCAAGACCAGCGTCGTGCATCACACCAATGCCGGTGTGCTGCAGGGCCTTCGCGATCCCTTCACCGCCACCCGGTACCACTCGCTGACGATCCTGCCGGACACCGTGCCCGACGAACTCGAGGTCACCGCCCGCACCCCCGGCGGCGTCATCATGGGCGTGCGGCACACCGAGCTGCCGATCCACGGCGTGCAGTTCCACCCCGAGTCGATCCTCACCGAGGGCGGACACCGGATGCTGGCCAACTGGCTCGGCTACTGCGGCAGCGCCCCGGACGAAGCGCTCGTCCAGCGCCTCGAGGACGAGGTCGCCACCGCCATCCAGTCCAGCCCGGCCGCTGCTACGACGCGAAGTTCAGCGTGA
- a CDS encoding PH domain-containing protein, whose amino-acid sequence MQQTEWSPSPLGIAGCGLVGLVMAIASVMVVTEAPGRLLTGIAAVGLITFAIMSWRARPKLAITAEGVAVRGWFSTRVLTRADVKLVRITEFRRLARKMRLLEIETTDDGLHVLTRWDLGADPLDVLDALTAAGYTGAQ is encoded by the coding sequence GTGCAGCAAACTGAGTGGAGCCCGTCCCCGCTGGGAATCGCAGGTTGCGGGCTCGTGGGCCTGGTGATGGCTATCGCTTCTGTGATGGTTGTCACAGAGGCCCCGGGGCGACTTCTCACCGGCATTGCCGCAGTGGGATTGATCACGTTTGCAATCATGTCGTGGCGGGCAAGACCAAAGCTGGCAATCACAGCCGAGGGCGTCGCGGTCCGCGGCTGGTTCAGCACCCGTGTCCTCACCCGCGCGGACGTCAAGCTCGTCCGGATCACCGAATTCCGTCGGCTCGCGCGCAAGATGCGGCTACTGGAGATCGAGACGACCGACGACGGGCTGCACGTGCTGACCCGCTGGGATCTGGGCGCCGACCCCCTCGACGTACTCGACGCCCTCACCGCGGCCGGATACACCGGCGCGCAGTGA
- a CDS encoding peptidylprolyl isomerase, translating into MTSPIQTATATLHTNRGDIKIALFGNHAPKTVSNFVGLAQGTKDYKGENASGSTSGPFYDGAVFHRVIAGFMIQGGDPTGTGRGGPGYQFADEFHPELQFDKPYLLAMANAGPGTNGSQFFITVGQTPHLNRRHTIFGEVVDPDSQKVVDEIASTATDRNDRPTDPVVIESVTIS; encoded by the coding sequence GTGACGAGCCCCATTCAGACCGCGACGGCCACCCTCCACACCAATCGTGGCGACATCAAGATCGCCCTGTTCGGAAATCATGCACCCAAGACGGTGTCGAATTTCGTCGGACTCGCGCAGGGCACGAAGGACTACAAGGGCGAGAACGCCTCCGGCAGCACGTCGGGCCCGTTCTACGACGGTGCGGTGTTCCACCGTGTCATCGCCGGATTCATGATCCAGGGCGGCGATCCGACCGGAACCGGCCGCGGCGGGCCGGGCTACCAGTTCGCCGACGAGTTCCACCCCGAGCTGCAGTTCGACAAGCCCTACCTGCTCGCGATGGCCAACGCCGGCCCGGGCACGAACGGGTCGCAGTTCTTCATCACCGTCGGCCAGACCCCGCACCTCAACCGCCGGCACACCATCTTCGGTGAGGTCGTCGATCCGGATTCACAGAAGGTGGTCGACGAGATCGCCTCCACCGCGACCGACCGCAACGACCGCCCCACCGATCCGGTGGTCATCGAATCGGTCACCATTTCCTGA
- the cwsA gene encoding cell wall synthesis protein CwsA, translating into MTLTPLTPLTPRQRLARGLKYTAVGPVDVTRGALGVGVELGRDSAQATAAELRRRYRKGQLRRELAGAQETLVRELTAVQEAVSSLPDARNAGRTRNRRRKRLLTVGVGVGVLAVGAVTFSIVRRSMKPEPSPLPPSVEVTPKP; encoded by the coding sequence ATGACCCTGACCCCCCTGACGCCCCTGACTCCCCGGCAGCGGTTGGCCCGCGGCTTGAAGTACACCGCCGTCGGCCCCGTCGACGTCACGCGCGGTGCGCTCGGGGTGGGCGTCGAGTTGGGTAGGGACTCAGCACAGGCGACCGCGGCGGAACTGCGCAGGCGCTACCGCAAGGGGCAGCTGCGCCGGGAACTGGCCGGCGCGCAGGAGACCCTCGTGCGCGAGCTGACGGCCGTCCAGGAGGCGGTGAGCAGCCTGCCGGACGCCCGCAACGCCGGCCGCACCCGCAACCGCCGCCGCAAGCGCCTGCTGACCGTCGGGGTGGGTGTCGGCGTGCTGGCCGTGGGTGCGGTGACGTTCTCGATCGTGCGGCGCTCGATGAAACCCGAGCCCTCGCCGCTGCCGCCGAGTGTGGAAGTCACGCCGAAGCCCTGA
- a CDS encoding protein kinase domain-containing protein, giving the protein MSPRVGVTLSGRYRLQRLIATGGMGQVWEAVDSRLGRRVAIKVLKAEYSTDPEFVERFRAEARTVAMLNHPGIASVYDYGETDMDGEGRTAYLVMELVNGEPLNSVLKRTGRLSLRHALDMLEQTGRALQVAHTAGLVHRDVKPGNILITPTGQVKLTDFGIAKAVDAAPVTQTGMVMGTAQYIAPEQALGHDATAASDVYALGVVGYEAVSGKRPFTGDGALTVAMKHIKETPPPLPADLPPNVRELIEITLVKNPGLRYRSGGPFADAVAAVRSGRRPPRPNQAPTIGRATPAAVPSAAQARAAADLTGRAPVTAARARPTGAIHRPPPPRRTFSSGQRALLWAAGVLGALAIVIAILIVLNAQDRKDREVPPPTVTNTITETTPYQSPAAMPDRRSDWTSSAVIGHGGDIFGTAGPDAAAASTHLWALPAPAQTWLRTQT; this is encoded by the coding sequence ATGAGCCCCCGCGTCGGCGTCACCCTGTCCGGCCGCTACCGGCTGCAGCGACTCATCGCCACCGGCGGCATGGGTCAGGTGTGGGAGGCCGTCGACAGCCGCCTGGGCCGCCGCGTCGCGATCAAGGTCCTCAAGGCCGAGTACTCCACCGACCCGGAGTTCGTCGAACGGTTCCGCGCCGAGGCGCGCACCGTCGCGATGCTCAACCATCCCGGCATCGCCAGCGTCTACGACTACGGCGAGACCGACATGGACGGCGAGGGCCGCACCGCCTATCTGGTGATGGAGCTCGTCAACGGTGAGCCGCTGAACTCCGTGCTGAAGCGCACGGGCCGGCTGTCGCTGCGGCACGCCCTGGACATGCTCGAGCAGACCGGCCGCGCACTGCAGGTCGCGCACACCGCCGGCCTGGTGCACCGTGACGTGAAGCCCGGCAACATCCTCATCACCCCGACCGGCCAGGTGAAGCTCACCGACTTCGGCATCGCCAAGGCCGTGGACGCCGCACCCGTCACCCAGACCGGCATGGTGATGGGCACCGCGCAGTACATCGCCCCCGAGCAGGCCCTCGGCCACGACGCGACCGCGGCCAGCGACGTCTACGCGCTCGGCGTCGTCGGCTACGAAGCCGTCTCGGGGAAGCGGCCTTTCACCGGCGACGGGGCGCTGACGGTGGCGATGAAGCACATCAAGGAGACCCCGCCGCCGCTGCCCGCGGATCTGCCGCCCAACGTGCGCGAGCTCATCGAGATCACGCTGGTCAAGAACCCCGGCTTGCGGTACCGCTCCGGCGGCCCGTTCGCCGATGCGGTGGCCGCCGTGCGCTCGGGGCGGCGCCCGCCGCGGCCGAACCAGGCGCCGACCATCGGGCGTGCCACCCCGGCCGCGGTCCCGTCGGCCGCCCAGGCCCGCGCGGCGGCCGACCTGACCGGCCGGGCGCCGGTGACCGCCGCTCGTGCCCGCCCGACCGGGGCGATCCACCGGCCGCCCCCGCCGCGGCGCACGTTCTCGTCGGGTCAGCGCGCCCTGCTGTGGGCGGCCGGCGTGCTGGGCGCGCTGGCGATCGTCATCGCGATCCTGATCGTGCTCAACGCGCAGGATCGCAAGGACCGCGAGGTGCCGCCGCCGACCGTCACCAACACGATCACCGAGACCACGCCGTACCAGTCGCCGGCCGCGATGCCCGACCGGCGCTCCGATTGGACCTCCTCCGCCGTCATCGGTCATGGTGGAGACATCTTCGGGACAGCCGGTCCCGACGCGGCCGCCGCATCCACGCACCTATGGGCGCTGCCCGCCCCAGCACAGACATGGCTCCGAACACAGACATGA
- the crgA gene encoding cell division protein CrgA has product MPKSKVRKKNDFTISPVSRTPVKVKAGPSSVWFVVLFVGLMLIGLIWLLVFQLAATNPVDSPSLLQWMADLGPWNYAIAFAFMITGLLLTMRWR; this is encoded by the coding sequence ATGCCCAAGTCGAAAGTCCGTAAGAAGAACGACTTCACCATCAGCCCGGTGAGCCGGACTCCGGTGAAGGTGAAGGCCGGACCGTCCAGCGTGTGGTTCGTCGTGCTCTTCGTCGGGCTGATGCTCATCGGATTGATCTGGCTACTGGTTTTCCAGCTGGCCGCAACCAATCCGGTCGACTCGCCGAGCCTGCTGCAATGGATGGCCGACCTCGGACCGTGGAACTACGCCATCGCGTTTGCCTTCATGATCACCGGACTTTTGCTCACGATGCGTTGGCGCTGA
- a CDS encoding DUF881 domain-containing protein codes for MVQMPPEPNVGPAGETPPTETAAPAAPARAPAGRRSAWRFGVPLVCLAAGLLLAATHGVSGGDEIRRSDAPRLVDLVRETQQSVDRLGAERDQMSAAVDGHHGDSPGTDAALTAITDRSAALAVDAGLDPVKGPGLVVTLNDAQRDAEGRFPRDASPDDLVVHQQDIQGVLNALWSAGAEGVQMQDQRIIATSAPRCVGNTLLLNGRTYSPPYVITAVGDTAAMQAALSASPLVSLYKQYVVRFGLGYTEEPRAEVELVGHSEPVRMQYAKPIGPLGY; via the coding sequence ATGGTGCAGATGCCCCCTGAGCCTAACGTAGGACCCGCTGGGGAAACGCCGCCCACGGAGACGGCGGCCCCCGCGGCGCCGGCGCGCGCGCCGGCCGGGCGCCGCTCGGCGTGGCGTTTCGGGGTGCCGCTGGTGTGTCTGGCCGCCGGGCTGTTGCTGGCCGCCACCCACGGAGTCTCCGGCGGCGACGAGATCCGCCGCAGCGACGCCCCCCGGCTCGTCGACCTCGTCCGCGAGACCCAGCAGTCCGTCGACCGGCTGGGCGCCGAACGCGATCAGATGTCCGCGGCCGTCGACGGTCACCACGGGGACTCCCCCGGCACGGACGCGGCGCTGACCGCGATCACCGACCGCTCCGCCGCACTGGCCGTCGACGCCGGCCTGGACCCGGTGAAGGGCCCGGGACTGGTCGTCACCCTCAACGACGCCCAGCGTGACGCCGAGGGCCGGTTCCCCAGGGACGCCTCCCCCGACGACCTGGTGGTCCACCAGCAAGACATCCAGGGTGTGCTCAACGCGCTGTGGAGCGCAGGCGCCGAAGGCGTCCAGATGCAGGATCAGCGCATCATCGCCACCTCGGCCCCACGCTGCGTCGGCAACACACTGCTGCTCAACGGCCGCACCTACAGTCCGCCGTATGTGATCACCGCCGTCGGCGACACCGCCGCGATGCAGGCGGCGCTGTCGGCCTCTCCCCTGGTGTCGCTGTACAAGCAGTACGTGGTGCGCTTCGGCCTCGGCTACACCGAGGAACCGCGCGCCGAGGTGGAACTCGTCGGGCACTCCGAACCCGTCCGCATGCAGTACGCCAAGCCGATCGGGCCGCTCGGGTACTGA
- the pknB gene encoding Stk1 family PASTA domain-containing Ser/Thr kinase yields the protein MTTPQHLSDRYELGEILGFGGMSEVHLARDTRLHRDVAIKVLRADLARDPSFYLRFRREAQNAAALNHPAIVAVYDTGEAETPTGPLPYIVMEYVDGVTLRDIVHTEGPMPAKRALEVIADACQALNFSHQHGTIHRDVKPANIMISKTGAVKVMDFGIAKALADANSVTQTAAVIGTAQYLSPEQARGEKVDARSDVYSLGCVLYELLTGEPPFVGDSPVAVAYQHVREDPIPPSQKHAGITPDLDAVVLKALAKNPDNRYQTAAELRADLVRVHSGEPPEAPKVFTDAERTSMLAAAPHPDRTEPISHMPRPEPRLVERNRGGSIGRWIAAVAVLAVLTVVVAVAINTYGGDTRAVQVPDVAGELSAEAIAELQNAGFTVRTQQEPNSEVPPDHVIGTSPEANTEADAGDEITINVSTGPEQREVPDVRSLTYAEAVRKLTDAGFGRFRQQTSPSTPELKDRVMATNPPANQTSAITNEITIIVGSGPESRTVPEVVGQTVDSAQQILTASGFRNSVPAEVDSIEPRGQVIGTSPLAGESVPVDTLIQLQVSRGNQFVMPDLTGQFWADAEPRLRALGWTGVLDKGGDVPNSGQRTNAVVRQTPAPGAGVNFDSRITLNFAS from the coding sequence ATGACGACCCCACAGCACCTGTCCGACCGCTACGAACTCGGGGAGATCCTCGGCTTCGGCGGAATGTCGGAAGTCCACCTCGCCCGCGACACGCGGTTGCACCGCGACGTCGCGATCAAGGTGCTGCGCGCCGACCTCGCCCGGGACCCGAGTTTCTACCTGCGGTTCCGGCGGGAGGCACAGAACGCGGCCGCACTGAACCATCCCGCGATCGTCGCGGTCTACGACACCGGTGAGGCCGAGACGCCGACCGGACCGCTGCCGTACATCGTGATGGAGTACGTCGACGGCGTCACGCTGCGCGACATCGTGCACACCGAGGGCCCGATGCCCGCCAAGCGTGCGCTCGAGGTCATCGCCGACGCCTGCCAGGCGCTGAACTTCAGCCACCAGCACGGCACGATCCACCGCGACGTCAAACCCGCGAACATCATGATCAGCAAGACCGGCGCGGTGAAGGTGATGGACTTCGGCATCGCCAAGGCGCTGGCCGACGCCAACAGCGTCACCCAGACCGCGGCCGTGATCGGCACCGCGCAGTACCTGTCGCCCGAGCAGGCCCGCGGCGAGAAGGTCGACGCCCGCTCCGACGTGTACTCGCTGGGCTGTGTGCTCTACGAACTGCTCACCGGTGAACCGCCGTTCGTCGGCGATTCACCCGTGGCGGTGGCCTACCAGCACGTGCGGGAGGATCCCATCCCGCCGTCGCAGAAGCATGCCGGCATCACCCCGGATCTCGACGCCGTCGTGCTCAAGGCACTGGCGAAGAACCCCGACAACCGCTACCAGACGGCCGCCGAGCTGCGCGCTGACCTGGTCCGTGTGCACAGCGGCGAACCGCCCGAGGCGCCGAAGGTGTTCACCGACGCCGAGCGCACGTCGATGCTGGCCGCGGCGCCGCACCCCGACCGCACCGAACCGATCTCGCACATGCCGCGGCCGGAGCCGCGCCTCGTCGAGCGCAACCGCGGCGGATCGATCGGCCGCTGGATCGCCGCCGTGGCCGTGCTGGCGGTGCTCACCGTGGTGGTGGCCGTCGCCATCAACACCTACGGCGGCGACACCCGCGCGGTGCAGGTCCCCGACGTGGCCGGCGAGCTGTCGGCCGAGGCGATCGCCGAGCTGCAGAACGCCGGGTTCACCGTGCGCACCCAGCAGGAGCCGAACTCCGAGGTGCCGCCGGACCACGTGATCGGCACGTCGCCCGAGGCCAACACCGAGGCCGACGCCGGCGACGAGATCACCATCAACGTCTCCACCGGTCCTGAGCAGCGCGAGGTGCCCGACGTGAGGTCGCTGACCTACGCCGAAGCCGTGCGCAAACTCACCGACGCCGGGTTCGGGCGGTTCCGCCAGCAGACCTCGCCGTCGACGCCCGAGCTCAAGGACCGGGTGATGGCCACCAACCCGCCGGCCAACCAGACTTCGGCGATCACCAACGAGATCACGATCATCGTGGGCTCCGGCCCCGAGAGCCGCACCGTGCCCGAGGTCGTCGGCCAGACCGTCGACTCGGCCCAGCAGATCCTCACCGCGTCGGGCTTCCGCAATTCGGTCCCCGCCGAGGTGGACAGCATCGAACCGCGCGGCCAGGTGATCGGCACCAGCCCGCTGGCCGGGGAGAGCGTGCCGGTGGACACGCTGATCCAGCTTCAGGTCTCGCGCGGCAACCAGTTCGTGATGCCGGATCTGACCGGACAGTTCTGGGCCGACGCGGAGCCGCGGCTACGGGCGCTGGGCTGGACCGGGGTGCTGGACAAGGGTGGCGACGTGCCGAACAGCGGTCAGCGCACCAACGCCGTCGTCCGGCAGACCCCCGCCCCGGGTGCCGGGGTGAACTTCGACAGCAGGATCACGCTGAACTTCGCGTCGTAG